A section of the Pseudanabaena mucicola str. Chao 1806 genome encodes:
- a CDS encoding GntR family transcriptional regulator codes for MFSSSAPIQRPQSLREQTYQVLRASILSGELGAGSRLVEAQIAEKLQVSRTPIREALQQLQKEQLIVTDKNGNLRVISFSPEDARHLYRCRLALEQESVLEACQYATTEQLAKLELIIHQAEKAITQKNNQLTSYQLLHIDYQFHRVIAECSGNPWLALLLDQLFDKMALLRIQTIQQNLQVLEIRTEHHQIFAAIAQRNSEQALTAIRNHLTASQNRVILELERFILNSPLQK; via the coding sequence ATGTTTTCTTCCTCTGCTCCAATTCAGCGCCCACAGTCTCTGCGTGAGCAAACCTACCAAGTATTGAGAGCATCAATATTATCTGGAGAATTAGGAGCAGGTTCACGTTTAGTGGAGGCACAAATTGCGGAAAAGTTACAAGTTAGCCGAACTCCTATTCGTGAAGCATTACAACAGTTACAAAAAGAACAACTGATTGTTACTGATAAAAATGGTAATTTGCGTGTAATTAGTTTTTCTCCTGAGGATGCTCGACATTTGTACCGTTGTCGTCTAGCGCTAGAGCAGGAGTCAGTTTTAGAAGCTTGTCAATATGCTACGACGGAGCAATTAGCTAAACTTGAGTTAATTATCCATCAAGCAGAAAAAGCGATCACTCAAAAAAATAATCAATTGACAAGTTATCAACTCCTCCATATCGATTATCAATTTCATCGGGTGATCGCCGAATGTTCGGGAAATCCATGGCTAGCGTTGTTGCTCGATCAACTGTTCGATAAAATGGCGCTCTTGCGAATTCAAACAATCCAACAAAATCTCCAAGTTTTAGAAATTCGTACGGAACATCATCAAATATTTGCAGCGATCGCTCAGCGTAATTCTGAACAAGCCTTAACGGCAATTCGCAATCATCTTACCGCCAGCCAAAATCGTGTGATTCTCGAACTAGAACGATTCATCTTGAACTCCCCGTTACAGAAATGA
- a CDS encoding allophanate hydrolase-related protein yields the protein MTLPTGTRRVFICGSALRGQPDHGNLQGAKFIRPAITQPRYRLHAAGEAWHPAIYEVETGGISIVGEVYEMQSSEFDYLANNEPPHMYPTDVYLEDGEVATAFFYPQELIEKFNWVDISHLGSWIAYKNSLA from the coding sequence ATGACATTACCGACAGGGACAAGACGAGTATTTATTTGTGGTTCAGCGCTGAGGGGACAACCTGATCATGGAAACCTGCAAGGAGCTAAGTTTATCCGTCCTGCAATTACTCAACCTCGCTACCGACTCCATGCGGCTGGAGAGGCTTGGCATCCTGCAATTTACGAAGTAGAAACGGGTGGGATTTCAATAGTTGGCGAAGTCTATGAAATGCAGAGTTCTGAGTTTGATTATCTTGCTAACAATGAACCGCCTCATATGTATCCAACGGATGTTTACCTAGAAGATGGTGAAGTTGCCACAGCCTTTTTCTATCCTCAAGAATTAATCGAAAAGTTTAATTGGGTTGATATATCTCACCTCGGCAGTTGGATCGCTTACAAAAATTCTCTTGCATAG
- a CDS encoding Zn-dependent hydrolase, whose protein sequence is MIVAPPRLSINSDRLNRHLAELAEIGKLPNGGVCRLAFSDEDIQARSLIKTWMQEAGMSVRIDAAGNIIGTYAGTDSGLAALATGSHIDTVPVGGRYDGCLGVLAGLEVARVFQENQFRLRHPFEVIVFSDEENSVIGCKAIAGNASLNPAIYCRKDGTSIQSCLARVGGNWEALATAKRDHTEITAFLELHVEQGGVLEDLNKQIGVVTGIVGQYRFMVQIIGRPNHAGTTPMHMRKDALVAASQLVLAINRLGSSHHGEQVATVGHLTVSPNATNVVPALVDLSIDLRDLSEANLQFLIDQIEKESQEISKQTGTEITITQKLHVLPTLSKPELMEAITNVCQELELSYDYLPSRAGHDAQEIGRITDMGMIFVPSRAGISHSQDEYTSPEQCAQGANVLLHTLLAIDHSKR, encoded by the coding sequence ATGATCGTAGCACCTCCAAGACTATCAATAAATAGTGATCGCCTTAATCGCCATCTTGCCGAACTTGCCGAAATTGGGAAACTCCCAAATGGAGGGGTATGTCGGCTTGCGTTTTCTGATGAGGACATCCAGGCGCGATCGCTGATCAAAACTTGGATGCAAGAGGCAGGAATGTCTGTGAGAATAGATGCCGCAGGAAATATCATTGGCACGTATGCAGGCACGGATTCAGGTTTAGCCGCATTAGCAACGGGTTCACATATTGATACTGTCCCCGTAGGTGGTCGCTACGATGGTTGTCTAGGTGTCCTCGCAGGGCTTGAAGTAGCGCGAGTATTTCAAGAAAATCAATTCCGATTGCGTCACCCTTTTGAAGTCATTGTTTTCTCCGATGAAGAAAATAGCGTAATTGGTTGCAAAGCGATCGCTGGGAATGCCTCTCTCAACCCTGCAATCTATTGTCGCAAAGATGGAACATCGATTCAGTCATGTTTAGCTAGAGTTGGTGGTAATTGGGAAGCTCTAGCTACTGCCAAACGAGATCACACTGAAATCACTGCTTTTCTGGAATTGCATGTAGAACAGGGAGGTGTATTGGAAGATCTCAATAAACAAATCGGCGTAGTCACAGGCATTGTCGGACAATATCGCTTTATGGTGCAGATCATCGGTCGCCCTAACCATGCGGGTACAACACCAATGCATATGCGAAAGGATGCCCTTGTTGCTGCTTCACAATTAGTTCTAGCGATCAATCGTTTAGGAAGTTCCCATCATGGTGAGCAAGTGGCAACGGTGGGACATCTGACAGTTTCGCCTAATGCGACTAATGTTGTACCTGCTCTGGTTGATTTGAGTATTGATTTGCGTGACTTATCAGAAGCGAATTTACAGTTTCTCATCGATCAAATTGAAAAAGAAAGTCAAGAAATCTCTAAACAGACGGGGACAGAAATTACGATCACACAGAAACTCCATGTTTTACCAACTTTATCTAAGCCCGAATTGATGGAAGCGATCACCAATGTTTGTCAAGAACTTGAACTCAGTTATGATTATCTCCCCAGTCGTGCGGGGCATGACGCGCAAGAGATTGGACGCATTACGGATATGGGGATGATTTTTGTCCCCAGTCGTGCGGGGATCAGTCATTCTCAAGATGAATATACTTCGCCTGAACAATGCGCTCAAGGGGCAAATGTTCTATTACACACATTGCTGGCGATCGATCATTCAAAAAGATGA
- a CDS encoding aromatic ring-hydroxylating oxygenase subunit alpha codes for MLVTSQPLFKRFWYPVIPMSLLAKDQPKSFQLLGQKIVLWLGTDGKPIAAVDRCCHRSARLSLGKVTNGLLACAYHGWQYDGTGSCLCVPQLPLDAPIPKNYRIDTYACEERYGYVWVCLGEPINKIPELPEASDAEFRLIPEFYEVWNCAGLRVMENEMDLAHPTFVHTTTFGSTNHPIPEELEITETDYGLRATAVLGVVNPESQKKNLKMDSHITHRKLEMDWFMPFTCKLRINYPNGLVHIVVNTATPIDDNSSQIVQFCMRNDTEEQTKTTDVIAFDRQVTLEDKAVLESTDYDVPLDTKFEQHMMTDRPGLVMRRKLAAMISSVM; via the coding sequence ATGCTAGTTACTAGTCAGCCACTCTTCAAACGCTTTTGGTATCCAGTTATACCAATGTCTCTCTTGGCAAAAGACCAACCCAAAAGCTTTCAACTGCTTGGACAAAAGATTGTTTTGTGGTTAGGAACAGATGGGAAGCCGATTGCGGCAGTTGATCGCTGTTGTCATCGCTCAGCCAGACTCTCCCTTGGCAAAGTGACAAATGGATTGCTTGCTTGCGCTTATCATGGTTGGCAATATGATGGCACGGGTAGCTGTTTGTGCGTGCCCCAACTACCACTCGATGCACCAATCCCCAAAAACTATCGCATTGACACCTATGCCTGCGAAGAACGCTATGGTTATGTTTGGGTCTGTTTGGGAGAGCCAATCAACAAAATTCCTGAACTACCCGAAGCTAGTGATGCTGAGTTTCGTCTTATTCCTGAGTTTTACGAAGTATGGAACTGCGCTGGTTTGCGGGTGATGGAGAATGAAATGGATCTCGCCCATCCCACATTTGTCCATACGACTACTTTTGGTAGTACCAATCATCCCATTCCTGAAGAGCTAGAAATTACAGAAACTGACTATGGCTTGAGAGCAACAGCAGTCCTCGGTGTGGTCAATCCTGAATCTCAGAAAAAGAATTTGAAAATGGATAGCCATATCACCCATCGCAAGCTAGAGATGGATTGGTTTATGCCCTTTACTTGCAAATTACGAATTAACTATCCCAATGGTCTAGTACATATTGTCGTCAATACAGCGACTCCTATTGATGACAATTCCTCACAAATTGTACAATTTTGTATGCGAAATGATACTGAAGAACAAACTAAAACTACGGATGTGATCGCCTTTGATCGCCAAGTAACTCTTGAAGACAAAGCAGTTTTGGAATCAACGGATTATGACGTGCCTCTAGATACCAAGTTCGAGCAGCATATGATGACTGATCGCCCAGGACTAGTGATGCGACGTAAGCTTGCCGCTATGATTAGTAGTGTTATGTAA
- the uraH gene encoding hydroxyisourate hydrolase, with protein sequence MAGKLSTHVLDTVHGCPAQNVQIELWAIAEDEQKNLIKTLYTNQDGRTDELLLNGDEIKIGIYELWFYVSDYFASLATIQSEPSFLSKVPIRFGIANINSNYHVPLLVSPWAYSTYRGS encoded by the coding sequence ATGGCTGGAAAACTTTCAACTCATGTTCTTGATACAGTACATGGATGTCCTGCCCAAAATGTGCAGATTGAATTGTGGGCGATCGCTGAGGATGAGCAAAAAAATTTAATCAAAACTCTTTACACAAATCAAGATGGTAGAACCGATGAATTATTGCTCAATGGTGACGAGATCAAAATAGGTATATACGAACTTTGGTTTTATGTCAGCGACTATTTTGCTAGTTTAGCAACAATTCAATCTGAACCTTCTTTTCTCAGTAAAGTGCCTATTCGCTTTGGTATAGCCAATATTAATTCTAACTACCACGTTCCCTTACTAGTATCACCTTGGGCTTATAGTACCTATCGCGGTAGTTGA